A genomic stretch from Oncorhynchus gorbuscha isolate QuinsamMale2020 ecotype Even-year linkage group LG20, OgorEven_v1.0, whole genome shotgun sequence includes:
- the LOC124007323 gene encoding eosinophil peroxidase-like yields MKPFPPLLALGWCLMFSQPALSTEESLGGPFIQSSVEEAKRLVDEAYKYSREKSLERVRGQSTRPSDVIRLLKQPARDTRSAVRSADYLENTLRLIHEKVRSTHRLHKRSLNATDLLTAEQLDTIVRVTGCAARVSKPSCHSTPNMNKYRTATSVCNNLKFPRLGASNTPFTRFLPAQYDDGVSRPKGWERNTSFNNFVLPLVREVSNRILATNDSGVVNDGEFTHFITLFGQWNDHDLTFTPFSPSIRSFSNGLDCNEKCERSEPCFPIQIPPRDPRLPTGPDSCIPVFRSAPACGTGESAFNFGGVASKREQINSLTAFLDLGQVYGSEEGLARDLRDLTNNGGLLRVNKNFTDKGREFLPFTKLKGNMCFTRSRVTNDTNAREVPCFIAGDARVDENIALTSIHTMFMREHNRLARALSRLNPQWDAETLYQEARKIMGAYTQLFVFRDYLPHIVGPDAMARQLGRYPGYNEKIDPSIANVFATAAYRFAHLSIQPILSRLDSNYMENAMFPNVPLFKAFFTPWRLVFEGGIDPLIRGLVGRPAKLNTQDHMLVDAVRERLFQFVEHLALDLGSLNMQRGRDHGLPGYNAWRTFCGLSTPRNEAELGAVLNNRDLARRLLQLYGTPANIDVWMGGVAEPFVRRGRVGPLFACLIATQFQRIRQGDRLWYENPGVFTSAQRASLSRASLGRIICDNTGILTVPRDPFRIPDNRNNRLINCSTIQQLNLQSWRERPTEAKQQNQEQQQLDQDNEIP; encoded by the exons ATGAAGCCATTTCCTCCCCTCCTGGCATTGGGATGGTGCCTGATGTTCAGCCAGCCAGCCCTGTCTACAGAGGAAAGTTTGGGTGGCCCTTTCATTCAAAGTTCAGTGGAGGAGGCAAAGAGACTTGTAGATGAAGCATACAAGTACTCCCGAGAAAA GAGTCTGGAGAGAGTGCGTGGGCAGTCCACCAGACCCTCTGATGTCATACGTCTCCTGAAGCAGCCTGCCAGGGACACACGCTCTGCTGTACGGTCTGCAGACTACCTGGAGAACACCCTGAGACTGATCCATGAGAAAGTCCGCAGCACGCACAGGCTGCATAAACGCTCGCTCAACGcaacag ACCTGCTTACAGCAGAGCAGCTAGACACCATTGTCCGGGTAACTGGCTGTGCAGCTCGTGTCAGCAAACCCTCCTGCCACAGCACACCCAACATGAACAAGTACCGCACAGCCACCAGCGTCTGCAACAACCT GAAGTTCCCTCGTCTTGGAGCCTCAAACACCCCCTTCACTCGTTTCCTGCCTGCTCAGTATGACGATGGGGTCTCTCGACCCAAAGGCTGGGAACGAAACACGAGCTTCAACAACTTTGTGCTCCCTCTG GTAAGGGAGGTCTCTAACCGTATCCTGGCAACCAATGACTCTGGTGTAGTGAACGATGGCGAGTTCACACACTTTATCACCCTCTTTGGCCAGTGGAACGACCATGACCTGACATTCACGCCCTTCTCTCCCAGCATCCGCTCCTTCAGCAACGGCCTGGACTGTAACGAGAAATGTGAGCGCTCTGAGCCCTGCTTCCCTATCCAG ATTCCTCCCAGAGACCCACGCTTGCCCACTGGCCCAGACAGCTGCATCCCAGTCTTCCGATCAGCGCCCGCATGCGGCACAGGAGAGTCTGCTTTCAATTTCGGTGGCGTGGCCTCGAAGAGGGAGCAGATCAATTCACTGACGGCCTTCCTTGACTTGGGGCAAGTGTACGGCTCTGAGGAGGGGTTGGCACGTGACCTCCGTGACCTCACCAACAATGGGGGCCTGCTGCGTGTCAACAAAAACTTCACAGACAAAGGGCGCGAGTTTCTACCCTTCACTAAATTGAAGGGGAACATGTGTTTCACCCGCAGCAGAGTCACCAATGACACCAATGCCAGAGAGGTGCCCTGCTTCATTGCAG GTGATGCCCGTGTGGATGAGAACATAGCATTAACATCCATTCACACAATGTTCATGCGTGAGCACAACCGTCTGGCCCGTGCCTTGAGTCGTCTCAATCCACAATGGGATGCTGAGACACTCTATCAGGAGGCTCGCAAGATCATGGGCGCCTACACCCAG TTGTTTGTGTTCCGGGACTACCTGCCGCACATCGTGGGCCCAGACGCCATGGCCCGGCAGCTGGGCCGTTACCCTGGATACAACGAGAAGATTGATCCCAGCATTGCCAACGTGTTTGCTACAGCAGCCTACCGCTTTGCCCACCTGTCCATCCAGCCCATTCTGTCCCGCCTGGACAGCAACTACATGGAGAATGCCATGTTCCCCAATGTGCCTCTGTTCAAGGCCTTCTTCACCCCCTGGAGGCTAGTTTTTGAGG GTGGTATCGACCCTCTGATCCGTGGTCTGGTGGGTCGCCCGGCAAAGCTGAACACCCAAGATCACATGTTGGTGGACGCTGTGAGGGAGAGACTCTTCCAGTTTGTAGAACACCTGGCTCTGGATCTGGGCTCCCTCAACATGCAGCGTGGACGTGACCATGGCCTGCCTG GCTACAATGCTTGGCGTACATTCTGTGGGCTCTCAACGCCTAGGAACGAGGCCGAGCTGGGTGCAGTTCTGAACAACAGAGACCTGGCCCGCAGACTGCTGCAGCTCTACGGCACCCCAGCTAACATTGACGTGTGGATGGGGGGCGTGGCTGAACCATTTGTACGCAGGGGCCGCGTAGGGCCTCTCTTTGCCTGCCTCATCGCCACCCAGTTCCAGAGGATCCGCCAGGGAGAcag GCTGTGGTATGAAAACCCAGGCGTCTTCACTTCGGCACAGAGGGCTAGCCTGAGTCGTGCCTCTCTGGGTCGGATCATCTGTGACAACACTGGCATTTTGACCGTGCCGCGTGACCCCTTCAGAATCCCTGATAATAGGAACAACAGACTCATCAACTGCAGCACTATCCAGCAATTAAACCTCCAATCCTGGAGGGAGAGACCTACAGAGGCCAAACAGCAGAACCAGGAGCAACAACAACTGGACCAGGACAATGAG ATCCCCTGA